One genomic window of Deinococcus ruber includes the following:
- a CDS encoding bifunctional DNA primase/polymerase, with amino-acid sequence MTPLIEEALACLQRGWSVLPIHAGTQYDKHPHSRALIETGYSRVDDEGTLHATWKPLQVTPPTEVQVRAWFRESAQKGLALVTGQVSGRIVLDFDGPAGCDFAHALGIRPHVRTGGGGYHWHLQAPGWPVRNVVGKVTSGAPDCVDVRGDGGNAVLPPTQTRKGPYVYLRDPVELDTLEQVPVALREALGLVAPVTVPVSVPTVPLPRGDERYPSERLLDWAVQKVHSGELGGRNDVGYRLAWALFNNGYSPDEVRRVGDTYVALVGQLTRPAYTRDEFLASVRSAWNAPRGEAWGSAREEVVQRPRSSAEALEEIFHQLAPEEQLRAAALLAGEWAAQQRGLDDTVRYLRLIGHGEAVRTARQAFLAHERGQSVDGTLAGFLSARRVRYG; translated from the coding sequence GTGACGCCGCTGATTGAGGAGGCGTTGGCGTGCCTCCAGCGCGGCTGGAGTGTGTTGCCGATCCACGCGGGGACGCAGTACGACAAACACCCACACAGCCGTGCGCTGATCGAAACGGGCTACAGCCGGGTCGATGACGAAGGCACGCTGCATGCCACCTGGAAACCGTTGCAGGTGACCCCCCCAACCGAAGTGCAGGTACGGGCGTGGTTTCGTGAGTCGGCCCAGAAAGGACTGGCGCTGGTCACTGGTCAGGTGAGTGGTCGGATCGTGCTGGACTTCGACGGCCCAGCCGGGTGCGACTTCGCCCACGCGCTTGGGATTCGTCCACATGTCCGCACGGGTGGGGGTGGCTACCACTGGCACCTGCAGGCCCCTGGGTGGCCAGTGCGGAATGTGGTCGGAAAAGTGACGAGCGGGGCACCTGATTGTGTCGATGTGCGGGGGGATGGCGGGAATGCCGTGCTGCCCCCGACCCAGACGCGCAAGGGGCCGTATGTGTATCTGCGTGATCCAGTGGAGCTGGACACGCTGGAGCAAGTGCCAGTGGCCCTCCGAGAAGCGTTGGGGTTGGTGGCCCCGGTGACCGTGCCGGTGAGCGTTCCGACCGTGCCACTCCCGAGGGGGGACGAGCGCTACCCTTCAGAACGCCTCCTCGACTGGGCGGTGCAGAAGGTGCACAGTGGCGAGTTGGGTGGCCGGAACGACGTGGGCTATCGCCTGGCGTGGGCGCTGTTCAACAATGGCTATTCGCCGGATGAAGTGCGGCGAGTGGGCGACACGTATGTGGCGCTGGTGGGGCAGTTGACGCGGCCTGCGTACACGCGGGATGAGTTCCTGGCGAGTGTCCGGAGCGCGTGGAATGCACCGCGTGGGGAGGCCTGGGGCAGCGCACGGGAGGAGGTGGTGCAGCGGCCGCGGAGCAGTGCGGAGGCGCTCGAAGAGATCTTTCATCAATTGGCGCCGGAGGAGCAGCTGCGTGCGGCGGCGCTGCTCGCGGGCGAGTGGGCGGCGCAGCAGCGCGGTCTGGACGACACGGTTCGGTATTTGCGTCTGATTGGGCATGGCGAGGCGGTCCGCACGGCGCGGCAGGCGTTCCTGGCGCATGAACGCGGGCAGTCGGTGGATGGCACGTTGGCGGGCTTCTTGAGTGCCCGACGGGTGCGGTATGGATAA
- the ssb gene encoding single-stranded DNA-binding protein, which translates to MARGMNHIYLIGVLARDPELRYTPSGVAVYEATIAGEDHLAGADGKQRQLPWYHRVSILGKPAEWQSERNLVAGDAVLVEGTLDYSSWDAPEGGKRSMVKVKALRMEQLSTQPETTQDAGGGVRMNGGMNQVMVVGNLTRDPDLRYTPAGDAVLGLSLAVNETWKDRQGQPQEKVHWLDVTLWRDLAEAAKDFHKGDPVLVAGRLTNESWTDKDGNKRNTTKIEANRFEVLSRGTPSGTSPTAAPAAQREPVAAAAPGARPTSNRAARPAPSKPARSGGLDIDEGLQDFPPEEDLPF; encoded by the coding sequence ATGGCACGAGGCATGAACCACATCTACCTGATCGGCGTCCTCGCACGTGACCCCGAACTGCGCTACACCCCCAGCGGTGTTGCCGTGTACGAGGCCACCATCGCAGGCGAAGATCACCTCGCAGGCGCAGACGGCAAACAGCGTCAGCTGCCCTGGTATCACCGCGTCAGCATCCTGGGCAAACCCGCCGAATGGCAGTCCGAACGCAATCTGGTCGCCGGCGACGCGGTTCTGGTCGAAGGCACGCTGGATTACAGCAGTTGGGACGCACCGGAAGGTGGCAAGCGCAGCATGGTGAAGGTCAAGGCCCTGCGGATGGAACAGCTCAGCACCCAGCCCGAAACCACGCAGGATGCCGGTGGCGGCGTTCGCATGAACGGCGGCATGAATCAGGTGATGGTGGTGGGGAATCTGACCCGCGACCCGGACCTGCGCTACACGCCCGCCGGAGATGCTGTGCTCGGTCTGTCGCTGGCAGTGAACGAAACCTGGAAGGATCGTCAGGGCCAGCCGCAGGAGAAAGTGCACTGGCTGGACGTAACCCTCTGGCGTGACCTCGCCGAAGCGGCCAAGGATTTCCACAAAGGAGACCCGGTTTTGGTTGCTGGCCGTCTGACCAACGAAAGTTGGACGGACAAAGACGGCAACAAGCGCAACACCACCAAGATCGAAGCCAACCGCTTCGAGGTCCTCAGCCGAGGCACCCCGAGCGGTACTTCCCCCACCGCTGCCCCCGCAGCGCAGCGTGAACCCGTCGCGGCCGCCGCGCCCGGTGCTCGCCCCACCTCCAATCGTGCGGCCCGTCCCGCGCCGTCCAAACCTGCCCGTTCCGGCGGTCTGGACATCGATGAGGGTCTGCAGGACTTCCCCCCGGAAGAAGATCTCCCCTTTTAA
- a CDS encoding YnfA family protein: protein MLRSLGLFALAALAEIGGGYLMWLWLREGYALWMGLLGAVILVGYGILPTLQPASFDFARTYAAYGGLFIVCSLLWGQLIERRSPDAPSVWGALLALIGALVIAYWPRA from the coding sequence ATGTTGCGCTCTCTGGGATTGTTTGCGCTGGCAGCCCTCGCAGAAATCGGGGGCGGCTATCTCATGTGGCTGTGGCTGCGAGAGGGGTATGCGCTGTGGATGGGCCTGTTGGGGGCTGTGATTCTGGTGGGCTACGGCATTCTTCCGACACTTCAGCCGGCCTCCTTCGATTTTGCTCGGACCTATGCGGCCTATGGTGGCCTGTTTATCGTATGTTCACTGCTGTGGGGACAACTGATCGAGCGCCGCTCACCCGATGCGCCCAGTGTCTGGGGAGCGCTTCTGGCGCTGATTGGAGCGCTCGTCATCGCGTACTGGCCCAGGGCCTGA